A single Melopsittacus undulatus isolate bMelUnd1 chromosome 11, bMelUnd1.mat.Z, whole genome shotgun sequence DNA region contains:
- the CDC42EP4 gene encoding cdc42 effector protein 4 — protein sequence MPILKQLVSNSAHSKRRSRADLTAEMISAPLGDFRHTMHVGRAGDAFGDTSFLTSKAGEPGTEPAEEPGASKPGLLSRRFRGSKRSQSVTRGERRDVLGSLRDSALFVKNAVSLPQLNEKDVDRSSAQLPKSLSSSPVKNLPQEGSPEEQQHQNGAAAGPLSPGLDERDFGDITELPVVMGRSGAGMKHAESIMSFHIDLGPSMLGDVLSIMDKEQWEQDEDPEAEEEEEEEEDAPTLPGSQAALPMTQSPSHGVRCLSRDSSLGPEERSPVPVPLSQRGGPPKRPDKEFSFADEDDDEIRV from the coding sequence ATGCCGATCCTCAAGCAGCTCGTGTCCAACTCTGCCCATTCCAAGCGGCGCTCGCGGGCAGACCTGACAGCCGAGATGATCAGCGCGCCGCTGGGTGACTTCCGGCACACCATGCACGTGGGCAGAGCCGGCGATGCCTTCGGCGACACCTCCTTCCTCACCAGCAAGGCCGGGGAGCCGGGCACGGAGCCGGCCGAGGAGCCGGGAGCCTCCAAGCCCGGCCTGCTGTCCCGGCGCTTCCGCGGCAGCAAGCGCTCGCAGTCGGTGACACGTGGGGAGCGCCGGGACGTGCTGGGCTCGCTGCGGGACTCGGCGCTGTTCGTGAAGAACgcggtgtccctgccccagctcAATGAGAAGGACGTGGACCGGAGCTCAGCACAGCTGCCCAAGAGCCTCTCCTCCAGCCCCGTCAAGAACCTGCCCCAGGAGGGCAGCCccgaggagcagcagcaccagaacGGGGCGGCCGCGGGGCCGCTGAGCCCTGGCTTGGACGAGCGTGACTTTGGGGACATCACGGAGCTGCCTGTGGTCATGGGCAGGAGCGGGGCCGGCATGAAGCATGCAGAGTCCATCATGTCCTTCCACATCGACCTGGGGCCCTCCATGCTGGGAGATGTCCTGAGCATCATGGATaaggagcagtgggagcaggatgAAGACCCTGaggcggaggaggaggaagaggaggaggaggatgctcccaccctgcctggctcccAGGCTGCACTCCCAATGACCCAGAGCCCGTCCCATGGTGTTCGCTGCCTCTCCAGGGACAGCAGTTTGGGGCCAGAGGAGCGCAGCCCCGTTCCTGTGCCCCTGAGCCAGCGGGGGGGGCCCCCAAAACGCCCCGACAAGGAGTTCTCATTCgctgatgaagatgatgatgagaTCAGAGTATAA
- the MTNAP1 gene encoding mitochondrial nucleoid-associated protein 1 gives MSAAPQLCPHCRRPFKRLRSHLPHCRAAPGTAPGPAGTGAAATDRTGTGGTGLPPAEPADGSAQAGTRGPGAGGKAPAGSARRERGRKATELPVPPVPGAAPGGCSGPGDRGLRGREGKRGPAGAGGGQRAPVPAPHTHSLRVPGAEAPGAHSERQTVPEPILSGAELQPLLHAARTHPVCLPQAAGGSTQAAGLGLEWFPDLHPNYDRLRVFPGKLFHEDVEITMRTPTGNFSIGQRGPLLERRLMDVRLGELPLWVTTRDLSPQALLGGAQRAWNSYYNKYINVKKGGPAGISMLLAGYCLLSYAWNYQHIKRYRWRKYH, from the exons ATGTCCGCGGCGCCGCAGCTGTGCCCGCACTGCCGCAGGCCCTTCAAGCGGCTCCGCTCACACCTCCCGCACTGCCGCGCAGCGCCGGGCACGGCCCCGGGCCCCGCCGGTACCGGCGCTGCGGCCACGGACCGGACCGGGACCGGGGGCACGGGGCTGCCCCCCGCGGAGCCGGCGGACGGGAGCGCGCAGGCGGGGACGCGCGGTCCCGGAGCCGGGGGGAAGGCGCCTGCGGGCTCAGCGCGGAGGGAGCGCGGCCGGAAGGCAACGGAGCTACCGGTACCACCGGTACCCGGAGCTGCCCCCGGCGGCTGCAGCGGCCCCGGTGACCGCGGCCTGcggggcagggaagggaagcGGGGGCCGGCGGGGGCCGGTGGGGGGCAGCGAGCCCCGGTGCCTGCCCCGCACACCCACAGCCTCCGTGTGCCCGGGGCGGAGGCTCCCGGAGCGCACAGCGAGCGGCAGACGGTGCCCGAACCCATCCTGAGCGGTGctgagctccagcccctgctccacGCGGCCCGAACCCATCCCGTCTGCCTGCCCCAGGCGGCCGGGGGCAGCACGCAGGCAGCGGGCCTGGGCTTGGAGTGGTTTCCAGACTTGCATCCCAATTACGATCGGCTGAGGGTTTTTCCAGGGAAGCTTTTCCATGAGGATGTGGAGATCACGATGAGGACACCAACGGGAAACTTCTCCATAGGGCAGCGAG GTCCCCTCCTGGAGAGGCGGCTGATGGACGTGAGGCTGGGGGAGCTGCCCCTGTGGGTCACCACCAGAGACCTCTCCCCTCAGGCACTGCTTGGAGGAGCACAGAGAG CCTGGAACAGCTACTACAACAAATACATCAACGTGAAGAAGGGTGGACCAGCCGGGATCTCCATGCTGCTGGCTGGGTACTGCCTCCTCAGCTATGCCTGGAACTATCAGCACATCA AGCGTTATCGCTGGCGTAAATACCACTGA
- the VCF1 gene encoding protein VCF1, which yields MSCRQQSERGARQRKRKRNGSEGDDDIPQRKYNTRSAVLRDSWDPESSSSDSSSCSSSGINSPERACSAETSLHPIIAESSPVSSESFQEQSAISQGPYIQINRILKEAHFHSLQSRGRLLHETTAPRLLRRDSTI from the exons ATGAGCTGCCGGCAGCAGAGCGAGCGCGGAGCAAGGCAGAG GAAGAGGAAGCGGAATGGTAGTGAAGGTGATGATGACATTCCCCAGAGAAAGTACAATACCCGGAGTGCTGTCCTTCGAGACTCTTGGGACCCTGAG TCTTCCAGCAGCGATAGCAGCAGCTGTAGTAGCAGTGGCATCAACAGCCCTGAGCGAGCGTGCAGTGCAGAAACCAGCCTACACCCCATCATTGCGGAATCCAGCCCTGTCTCCTCTGAGTCCTTCCAGGAGCAGTCTGCAATAAGTCAAGGTCCTTACATTCAGATCAACCGGATCCTGAAGGAGGCACACTTCCACAGCCTCCAGAGCCGGGGACGCCTCCTACATGAAACAACAGCTCCCCGCCTCCTCCGAAGGGACAGCACTATCTAG